A genomic region of Dunckerocampus dactyliophorus isolate RoL2022-P2 chromosome 10, RoL_Ddac_1.1, whole genome shotgun sequence contains the following coding sequences:
- the LOC129188455 gene encoding spindlin-1-like isoform X1, translated as MSKKRGRKRSSGELSDTLTPDPNCILGLRIQHNWREKGNQSKWKGTVLDRLSVNPSLFMVKYDGFDCVYGIELFKDERVSNLQVLSESVVNNRIKIPPGAEELVGKAVEHLFEKEDGEKNEWRGMVLSRAPVMTNWYYITYEKDPVLYMYQLWDDYADGDLRILPEAENKHLLPADRKPGEETESLVGKQVEYVTDKGVKRTGLVIYQVPAKPSVYYIKYDDDFHIHVYDLVKTT; from the exons ATGTCAAAGAAAAGAGGCAG AAAGCGAAGCAGCGGGGAACTGAGTGACACACTAACCCCCGACCCCAACTGCATCCTGGGACTTCGCATTCAGCACAACTGGCGTGAAAAGGGTAACCAGAGCAAATGGAAGGGCACCGTGCTGGACAGGCTCAGCGTGAACCCGTCGCTCTTCATGGTCAAGTACGACGGATTTGACTGCGTCTACGGCATCGAGCTCTTCAAGGACGAGCGAGTGTCCAACCTGCAGGTCCTCTCTGAAAGCGTTG TAAACAACAGGATCAAGATACCTCCTGGGGCTGAGGAGCTGGTGGGAAAAGCTGTGGAGCATCTTTTTGAAAAGGAGGATGGAGAGAAGAATGAGTGGAGGGGCATGGTCCTCTCCAGAGCTCCCGTCATGACCAACTGGTATTACATCACCTATGAAAAGGACCCAGTACTTTATATGTACCAACTGTGGGACGACTATGCTGATGGAGACCTCAGAATTTTGCCTGAAGCAG AAAACAAGCATCTGTTGCCTGCTGACAGGAAGCCGGGAGAAGAGACGGAGAGCCTAGTAGGCAAACAGGTGGAGTATGTCACCGACAAAGGCGTGAAGAGGACAGGCCTGGTCATCTACCAAGTCCCGGCCAAGCCCTCGGTCTACTACATCAAATACGATGATGACTTTCACATCCATGTCTATGACCTGGTCAAAACCACCTAG
- the LOC129188455 gene encoding spindlin-W-like isoform X2 — protein sequence MVKYDGFDCVYGIELFKDERVSNLQVLSESVVNNRIKIPPGAEELVGKAVEHLFEKEDGEKNEWRGMVLSRAPVMTNWYYITYEKDPVLYMYQLWDDYADGDLRILPEAENKHLLPADRKPGEETESLVGKQVEYVTDKGVKRTGLVIYQVPAKPSVYYIKYDDDFHIHVYDLVKTT from the exons ATGGTCAAGTACGACGGATTTGACTGCGTCTACGGCATCGAGCTCTTCAAGGACGAGCGAGTGTCCAACCTGCAGGTCCTCTCTGAAAGCGTTG TAAACAACAGGATCAAGATACCTCCTGGGGCTGAGGAGCTGGTGGGAAAAGCTGTGGAGCATCTTTTTGAAAAGGAGGATGGAGAGAAGAATGAGTGGAGGGGCATGGTCCTCTCCAGAGCTCCCGTCATGACCAACTGGTATTACATCACCTATGAAAAGGACCCAGTACTTTATATGTACCAACTGTGGGACGACTATGCTGATGGAGACCTCAGAATTTTGCCTGAAGCAG AAAACAAGCATCTGTTGCCTGCTGACAGGAAGCCGGGAGAAGAGACGGAGAGCCTAGTAGGCAAACAGGTGGAGTATGTCACCGACAAAGGCGTGAAGAGGACAGGCCTGGTCATCTACCAAGTCCCGGCCAAGCCCTCGGTCTACTACATCAAATACGATGATGACTTTCACATCCATGTCTATGACCTGGTCAAAACCACCTAG
- the micos13 gene encoding MICOS complex subunit MIC13 encodes MAAKMFPLIKLATKVTIAGGAVYVAYDSGLLGSGEQGSEALGRARAAIPPAVEEWMKYFGLEAQLPTVPKVEFSPVQAWNSGVRWSISTLSDAPRKAAEYSSQGLQYFKDLTK; translated from the exons ATGGCGGCAAAGATGTTCCCTCTGATCAA ACTGGCCACAAAGGTGACAATTGCAGGGGGGGCTGTTTACGTCGCCTATGATTCTGGGCTCCTGGGCAGCGGTGAGCAGGGCTCTGAGGCCCTGGGACGAGCCAGAGCAGCCATACCACCCGCTGTGGAGGAGTGGATGAAGTACTTTGGCTTGGAG GCTCAACTCCCAACAGTACCCAAGGTTGAATTCTCTCCTGTCCAAGCTTGGAACTCTG GAGTGCGGTGGTCCATTTCAACTCTGTCAGATGCTCCAAGGAAAGCAGCTGAATATTCTAGTCAGGGCTTGCAATATTTTAAAGACCTCACCAAGTGA